The Silvanigrella paludirubra genome includes a window with the following:
- a CDS encoding phosphodiester glycosidase family protein — MKTKNTCKFCLFFFIITYFIHGCVSNNLNKIDNLIKLNEFNENNLNIIHEKFVDKNDIDIFSAEFSTSKYSIELVKSFDKIDSSDRVSNLAKQKNAILAINGGFFSIHEHKKGIKLPGYNLNTCYPNIYNPYSALPSRILKINEKWYGSFSEFNSSVGWDKDGKSFIVGKISSLPILKYNGKNIPFLVLNKYIENYNFVVFTSVWSRPVPLNKKGLVITVQKNKILKIEKISNPRGNLINIPNNGFVIYTNDIDNKYNFEKGKEINLDIVIHSENNEDIRKWNSVDYILSGVPYLVKNGIANKDFSDSSFFINAHARTAICKLKNKNILFLIANGSDEVTGKSIGLSIPDLTKLMIDKGCIDAINLDGGHSSVFYYKGKVLNRSFPVNENDCFKLHERAVSDVLIVK, encoded by the coding sequence ATGAAAACTAAAAATACATGTAAATTTTGTTTGTTTTTTTTTATTATAACGTATTTTATTCATGGTTGTGTTTCTAATAATTTAAATAAAATAGATAATTTAATAAAATTAAACGAATTTAATGAAAATAATTTGAATATTATTCATGAAAAATTTGTGGACAAAAATGATATTGACATATTTTCAGCTGAGTTTTCGACTTCAAAATATTCTATTGAATTAGTAAAGTCATTTGATAAAATTGACTCAAGCGATAGAGTGTCAAATTTAGCAAAACAAAAAAATGCTATTTTAGCAATAAATGGTGGATTTTTTTCAATTCATGAACATAAAAAAGGGATTAAACTTCCTGGTTATAATTTAAATACTTGTTATCCTAATATATATAACCCTTATAGCGCTTTGCCTTCTCGAATTTTAAAAATTAACGAAAAATGGTATGGTTCTTTTTCGGAGTTTAATAGCTCTGTTGGCTGGGATAAAGATGGAAAAAGTTTTATAGTTGGAAAAATTTCTTCTCTACCAATTTTAAAATATAATGGTAAAAATATTCCTTTTTTAGTTTTAAATAAATACATTGAAAATTATAATTTTGTTGTTTTTACTTCTGTTTGGAGTCGACCTGTCCCTTTAAATAAAAAAGGACTGGTAATTACAGTCCAAAAAAATAAAATATTAAAAATTGAAAAAATATCAAATCCAAGGGGAAATTTAATAAATATTCCTAATAACGGATTTGTAATTTATACAAATGATATTGATAATAAGTATAATTTTGAAAAAGGAAAAGAAATAAACTTAGATATAGTAATTCATTCTGAAAATAATGAAGATATTCGGAAATGGAACAGCGTTGATTATATTTTAAGTGGTGTCCCATATTTAGTTAAAAATGGCATTGCGAATAAAGATTTTTCTGACTCATCTTTTTTTATAAATGCACATGCTAGAACGGCAATATGTAAGTTAAAAAATAAAAATATTCTTTTTTTAATTGCCAATGGATCTGACGAAGTAACTGGAAAAAGTATTGGTTTAAGTATTCCCGATCTTACAAAATTAATGATAGATAAAGGATGTATTGATGCTATAAACTTAGATGGCGGTCATTCCTCTGTGTTTTATTATAAAGGAAAAGTTTTGAATAGATCTTTTCCAGTTAATGAAAACGACTGTTTTAAACTTCATGAAAGAGCCGTATCTGATGTTTTAATTGTAAAATAA
- a CDS encoding multidrug effflux MFS transporter, whose product MNKIFFNSNKFIFAIILFMVPVSQASIDIYSPSMPHIVNGLNTTESKVQLTISLFLLSLGVGQYLYGAISDSIGRKKSLLIGMFLFTISSLACYYSTNIEILILARFFQGLGAASIAVLSKAVSVDLYDGIALMKASAWVGLIWGVAPIVAPVIGGYLDEFGGWRLSFLVLAIYGFISCLFIILFMPETNKKFQKFNFNYILKTSFIILKNKDFMGSTLIIATTNLGLFVFTLMAPFLIQNILGKSQIFFGYMALVIGSIYILGAFLSNYAIRNFESDKIINLVSKMLLLIGIIMVFVSFLFPKSIWVLMLTSSLFAFSSGFLYPFLVGRMFAPFQNIAGMVSANYGIVSYTFSGIISIVISCLKITSLIEISYAYCLVGIITYLSMRFMFKFSFK is encoded by the coding sequence ATGAATAAAATTTTTTTTAATTCTAATAAATTTATTTTTGCAATTATTTTGTTTATGGTGCCTGTTTCTCAGGCTTCCATAGACATCTATTCTCCTTCTATGCCTCATATCGTAAATGGATTAAATACAACGGAAAGTAAGGTTCAACTTACAATTTCATTGTTTTTATTATCATTAGGTGTCGGTCAATATTTATATGGAGCTATTTCTGATAGCATTGGCAGAAAAAAATCACTTTTAATTGGCATGTTCCTTTTTACGATATCCAGTTTAGCTTGTTATTATTCAACAAATATTGAAATCTTAATTTTAGCAAGATTTTTTCAGGGTCTTGGTGCCGCATCCATTGCTGTGCTTTCAAAAGCAGTTTCTGTTGATTTATATGATGGAATCGCTTTAATGAAAGCAAGTGCTTGGGTAGGTCTTATCTGGGGCGTTGCCCCCATTGTCGCACCTGTTATTGGCGGATATTTGGATGAATTTGGAGGCTGGCGTTTATCTTTTTTAGTTTTAGCTATTTATGGTTTTATTTCTTGTTTATTTATAATTTTATTTATGCCTGAAACAAATAAAAAATTTCAAAAATTTAATTTTAATTATATTCTTAAGACTTCATTTATTATTTTAAAAAATAAAGATTTTATGGGAAGTACTTTAATCATAGCAACAACTAATTTGGGTTTATTTGTTTTCACTCTGATGGCCCCGTTTTTAATTCAGAATATTTTAGGAAAAAGTCAAATATTTTTTGGTTATATGGCTTTAGTTATTGGATCGATTTATATATTAGGCGCTTTTTTAAGTAATTATGCAATAAGAAATTTTGAAAGCGATAAGATAATTAATTTAGTTTCTAAAATGCTTTTGCTTATTGGAATTATAATGGTTTTTGTTTCTTTTCTTTTTCCAAAATCAATTTGGGTATTGATGCTTACATCATCTTTATTTGCATTCTCTTCTGGTTTCTTATATCCTTTTTTGGTTGGAAGAATGTTTGCTCCCTTCCAAAATATTGCTGGTATGGTAAGTGCAAATTATGGAATTGTTTCTTACACTTTTTCAGGAATTATTTCTATAGTAATAAGCTGTTTAAAAATTACTTCGCTAATAGAAATTTCTTATGCTTATTGTTTAGTTGGTATTATAACATATTTATCAATGCGATTCATGTTTAAATTTAGCTTTAAATAG
- a CDS encoding leucine-rich repeat domain-containing protein: protein MRFESLLNYLSIDSISPEHEFSKKTIYRIFKTKIPQEAEKFLSQAKSLDLSSFPEAKKIVLDSSFFKFIPQIENLNLDYQMISDGNDLSSFNSLNKLSMKGHQLSNFQNILHFIKLKDLNLDENQFISLEGLDCFKELVTLSLKKNKIRKIHEISKLSLLEELNISENDISDINPLKENILLKKLTANKNLLDSIEPLAKAKMLSVLSLADNQISEIEPIQYLNNLTKLDLRKNRIRNVKSLKDLRNLFELGLSGNPLYDDDYDIFPRSLRID from the coding sequence ATGAGATTCGAAAGTCTCTTAAATTATTTAAGCATAGATTCTATTTCACCAGAACATGAATTTAGCAAAAAAACAATTTATCGAATTTTTAAAACAAAAATTCCTCAAGAAGCAGAGAAATTTTTAAGCCAGGCAAAATCGCTCGATTTAAGTTCTTTTCCTGAAGCTAAAAAAATTGTGCTTGATTCTTCTTTTTTTAAATTTATTCCTCAGATTGAAAATTTAAACTTAGATTATCAAATGATTTCTGATGGGAACGATTTGTCTTCATTTAATTCATTAAATAAACTTTCTATGAAAGGTCATCAACTTTCAAATTTTCAAAATATTTTACATTTTATTAAATTAAAAGATCTTAATTTAGATGAAAATCAATTCATCTCATTAGAAGGCTTAGATTGTTTTAAAGAGCTTGTTACATTGTCTTTAAAAAAGAATAAAATACGGAAAATACATGAAATTTCAAAATTGTCTTTATTAGAAGAATTAAATATTTCTGAAAATGACATATCAGATATAAATCCTCTAAAAGAAAATATATTGTTAAAAAAATTAACTGCCAATAAAAATTTATTAGACAGTATTGAACCTCTTGCTAAAGCTAAAATGTTATCTGTTTTATCTTTAGCGGATAATCAAATCTCTGAAATTGAGCCTATTCAGTATTTAAATAATTTAACAAAACTTGACCTAAGAAAGAATAGAATTCGGAATGTTAAAAGTTTAAAAGATTTAAGAAATCTCTTTGAACTAGGATTATCAGGAAATCCATTGTATGATGATGATTATGATATTTTTCCTCGATCTTTAAGAATAGATTAA
- a CDS encoding substrate-binding periplasmic protein: MKKLFSFTIMILLINLNLPIYSQNKSGDNSFERVQKLGTLKVCSQAGFIPFEMKDNKGNWKGFDVDIMTEFAKQNSIKLQLIDTTLDGLIPALMTGKCDMIASGLTITEERKKAVLFSKPVFTVIVTAALLDTPENRSKYKTFSDIDSKGTKIATHTGSAATLYLKSILKNANHLQFDTESDEVNAVVQKRTNVFVEDNVFIAQASKEMKIDFYTLLSNEKGDLAMAVRKKDIQLIEKFNDFLDKLKKNGQYDSIKKNYFN, from the coding sequence ATGAAAAAATTATTTTCGTTTACTATCATGATCCTTTTGATAAACCTAAATTTACCAATTTATTCACAAAATAAATCAGGTGATAATAGCTTTGAAAGAGTCCAAAAACTAGGAACTTTAAAAGTTTGTTCTCAAGCGGGTTTTATTCCTTTTGAAATGAAAGATAATAAAGGGAACTGGAAGGGTTTTGACGTCGATATTATGACTGAGTTTGCAAAACAAAATTCCATTAAATTACAATTAATAGATACTACATTAGATGGTTTAATTCCTGCTTTAATGACAGGTAAATGTGATATGATTGCATCGGGGCTTACTATCACCGAAGAAAGAAAAAAAGCAGTACTCTTTTCTAAACCTGTTTTTACCGTAATTGTGACGGCTGCTCTTTTAGATACACCTGAAAATCGTTCTAAATATAAAACATTTTCAGACATTGATTCTAAAGGAACAAAAATTGCCACTCACACAGGAAGTGCTGCAACTCTTTATTTGAAATCAATATTAAAAAATGCAAACCATTTACAATTTGATACAGAAAGTGATGAAGTAAATGCTGTTGTACAAAAAAGAACAAATGTATTTGTTGAAGATAATGTTTTTATAGCGCAAGCATCTAAAGAAATGAAAATAGATTTCTATACCCTTCTTTCCAATGAAAAAGGTGATTTAGCTATGGCGGTTCGTAAAAAAGACATACAGCTCATTGAAAAATTTAATGATTTTCTTGATAAATTGAAAAAAAACGGACAATATGACTCTATAAAAAAGAATTATTTTAATTAA
- a CDS encoding threonine aldolase family protein, with amino-acid sequence MQDPKIIQFASDNYVGAHPEIAKIIMESMQTTELPYGNDTYSKKANLEFKKIFQSDCETFFVGTGTSSNIIALKTILKSYECVICADIAHINGAECGAFENFTGAKIFPVKSTNGKMNLDSIKEVYYSFQDSHYNKPKAISLTQSTELGTVYTCEEIKEICDFAHENKLYVHMDGARIANAAAYLKKSFKEMTVDAGVDILSFGATKNGALLAESVVIFNKKLVEDFGYIQKQSMQLFSKMRMIPAQFIAYFQNDLWLSNAQNANKMAKEIETGFLDCKYIKIINQVQTNQIFIQLPIALKNEIFKSYHFYTFSENLKDQTCTIRLVTSFNTSLIEVQKLISDFKSAEYNFSLLA; translated from the coding sequence ATGCAAGACCCTAAAATTATTCAATTTGCTAGCGACAATTATGTTGGTGCGCATCCAGAAATAGCTAAAATTATTATGGAATCTATGCAAACAACAGAGCTACCATACGGAAATGATACCTACTCTAAAAAAGCCAATTTAGAATTCAAAAAAATATTTCAATCCGATTGTGAAACATTTTTTGTAGGGACAGGGACAAGTTCAAATATAATCGCTTTAAAAACAATTCTAAAAAGTTACGAATGCGTAATATGTGCTGATATTGCCCATATTAATGGGGCAGAATGTGGAGCCTTTGAAAACTTTACGGGAGCGAAAATATTTCCCGTTAAATCTACGAATGGAAAAATGAACTTAGATTCCATTAAAGAAGTTTATTATTCGTTTCAAGACTCGCATTACAATAAGCCAAAAGCTATCTCTTTAACCCAATCTACCGAACTAGGAACTGTTTATACTTGCGAAGAAATTAAAGAAATTTGTGATTTTGCTCATGAAAATAAACTGTATGTTCATATGGACGGAGCACGTATTGCCAATGCGGCTGCTTATTTAAAAAAATCGTTTAAAGAAATGACGGTAGATGCGGGTGTTGATATCTTATCATTTGGAGCCACAAAAAATGGTGCCTTACTAGCCGAATCTGTTGTCATTTTTAATAAAAAATTAGTAGAAGATTTTGGATATATTCAAAAACAATCCATGCAGTTATTTTCTAAAATGCGCATGATTCCTGCTCAGTTTATCGCCTATTTCCAAAATGATTTATGGTTATCAAATGCTCAAAATGCGAATAAAATGGCAAAAGAAATTGAAACGGGTTTTTTAGACTGCAAATATATAAAAATAATAAATCAAGTTCAAACAAATCAAATTTTTATTCAGTTGCCTATTGCTTTAAAAAATGAAATTTTTAAAAGTTACCATTTTTATACTTTCTCTGAAAATTTAAAAGATCAAACTTGTACAATTCGTTTAGTTACCTCATTTAATACCTCTTTAATTGAAGTTCAAAAACTCATTTCTGATTTCAAATCTGCAGAGTATAATTTCAGTTTATTAGCATAA
- a CDS encoding GAF domain-containing sensor histidine kinase, whose protein sequence is MLKAPIKENEEERLKALKDYNVLDTPPDIDLDEITLIASYICKTPIALISLIDTNRQWFKSKQGLSAEETPREVSFCGHAIYQDDIFIIENALNDDRFKDNPLVINKPNVTFYAGSPLITPSGHKIGTLCVIDSKPSKLDEQQKLILKALSNQVIKLFELRKQNQKIIDNQKAFIHNSKMISLGEMASGVAHEINNPLMIINGKIQLLSESFSENEEINKTEIINDLNIILNASNRIAKVVKSLRHFSKNSEYEKKEKVSFLKILEDTLLLCEEKIKKKGIEIKYDHSYRMNDMFINCKPTLFSQAILNLIMNAYESLEKSDKKIIEIKIKNEAKYVKISILDSGPGIPSEIQDKIMEPFFTTKEVGASSGLGLSTSKGIIEEHNGKFYLDKNSKNTCFVIELPH, encoded by the coding sequence ATGCTAAAAGCTCCTATAAAAGAAAACGAAGAAGAACGTCTCAAAGCACTAAAAGATTATAATGTACTAGATACTCCTCCCGATATTGATCTCGATGAAATCACATTAATCGCGTCTTATATATGCAAAACACCTATTGCATTAATTAGTTTAATTGACACAAATAGACAGTGGTTTAAATCTAAACAAGGTTTAAGCGCAGAAGAAACACCAAGAGAAGTTTCTTTTTGTGGCCACGCCATATACCAAGATGATATCTTTATTATTGAAAATGCACTAAATGACGATCGCTTTAAAGACAACCCCTTAGTTATAAATAAACCGAATGTTACCTTTTATGCAGGCTCTCCTTTAATTACTCCCTCTGGTCATAAAATAGGAACTTTATGTGTTATTGATTCAAAACCTAGTAAATTAGATGAACAACAAAAACTCATTTTAAAAGCATTATCAAATCAAGTCATAAAACTATTTGAGCTTCGCAAACAAAACCAGAAAATTATAGATAATCAAAAAGCTTTTATTCATAATTCTAAAATGATTTCATTAGGAGAAATGGCTTCAGGAGTTGCTCATGAAATTAATAATCCTCTCATGATTATTAATGGAAAAATACAATTATTATCAGAATCATTTTCAGAAAATGAAGAAATAAATAAAACCGAGATCATAAATGATCTCAATATCATTTTAAATGCTTCAAATCGCATTGCAAAAGTAGTAAAAAGCCTTCGCCATTTTTCAAAAAATTCAGAGTATGAAAAAAAAGAAAAAGTTTCTTTTTTAAAAATTTTAGAGGACACTCTGTTACTCTGTGAAGAAAAAATTAAAAAGAAAGGTATTGAAATAAAATATGATCATTCATATAGAATGAATGATATGTTTATAAATTGCAAACCAACGTTATTTAGCCAAGCTATTTTAAATTTAATCATGAATGCTTATGAATCTTTAGAAAAATCCGATAAAAAAATTATAGAAATTAAAATTAAAAATGAAGCGAAATATGTTAAAATATCTATTCTCGATTCGGGGCCTGGAATTCCAAGTGAAATTCAAGATAAAATCATGGAACCCTTTTTTACTACAAAGGAAGTAGGAGCTAGTTCAGGATTGGGATTAAGTACTTCTAAAGGAATAATTGAAGAACATAACGGTAAGTTTTATTTAGATAAAAACAGTAAAAATACTTGTTTTGTTATTGAATTACCTCATTAA
- a CDS encoding substrate-binding periplasmic protein: MTYFNCKNKIYKFIFMLLLNLSCNSIYAENKIVLYEGDSLPPYAIPESDSGASVEIIREAFKTQGYLVKFIYVPITKLAEDLDKDPQIDGASRNIYKKADQNKFSNNYIIFHDCVNTLEENNSIKNMDDLSKSSIIAFQGAKLYLGKKYNDAVSLNSSYREINNPLTQTSQLLLGRINAIVSDIYILNYKIKEFIKMFPDIKIKSDKIKCSIYLNNKPYRAYFKYKKHKDLFDLGLAKIIKNGQYSLILKKYNIEDTLNKN; this comes from the coding sequence ATGACTTATTTTAATTGTAAAAATAAGATATATAAGTTTATTTTTATGTTGTTACTTAATTTATCCTGTAATTCTATTTATGCCGAAAATAAAATTGTACTTTATGAAGGTGACAGCCTGCCTCCTTATGCTATACCAGAGTCCGATTCTGGAGCTAGTGTAGAAATCATTCGTGAAGCGTTTAAAACTCAAGGTTATCTTGTTAAATTTATTTATGTTCCTATTACTAAATTAGCAGAAGATCTTGATAAAGATCCTCAGATCGATGGAGCATCAAGAAATATCTATAAAAAAGCTGATCAAAATAAGTTTTCGAATAATTATATTATATTTCATGACTGTGTGAATACTTTAGAAGAAAATAATTCAATTAAAAATATGGATGATTTATCAAAATCTTCTATTATTGCATTTCAGGGAGCTAAATTATATTTGGGAAAAAAATATAATGACGCTGTTTCATTAAATAGCAGTTATCGAGAAATTAATAATCCCTTAACTCAAACGAGTCAGCTTTTATTGGGGAGAATTAATGCAATTGTATCTGATATTTATATTTTAAATTATAAAATTAAAGAATTTATTAAAATGTTCCCAGATATTAAAATTAAAAGCGACAAAATTAAATGCTCTATTTATTTAAATAATAAACCATATAGAGCTTATTTTAAATATAAAAAACATAAAGATTTATTTGATTTAGGTTTAGCAAAAATAATAAAAAATGGTCAGTACTCTTTGATACTCAAAAAATATAATATTGAAGATACTTTAAATAAAAATTAA
- the rlmM gene encoding 23S rRNA (cytidine(2498)-2'-O)-methyltransferase RlmM: MNLSLLFYCRAGFENDCASEIMEYASAKNIEGFVKAKTNTAHVLFQAHNPLEIVTLWNDLQLNDLLFARQVLLTSQLYSDLPEKNRTIPIFKAFEENFSSILNGKKYLDDLFIEALDTDEHKEVLTFCKKFTSPMLSELRKNGYVIGDKNQRALRLHLLFLTGQSCYIALCAPKKASQWFMGIPRLKFPNEAPSRSTLKLEEAFFVFFNESERELRLKQGMTAVDLGSSPGGWTYQFVRRDIYVIAVDNGEMNSAIMKTGLVEHLKEDGFKYRPKKPVDWMVCDMVEKPKRIAELITEWAVRKLAKDFIFNLKLPMKKKHLEVKECLNFISQELNLEGISYKLKCKHLYHDRDEVTVWLSLG; encoded by the coding sequence ATGAATTTATCCTTGCTATTCTATTGTCGAGCTGGTTTTGAAAACGATTGTGCATCTGAAATAATGGAATACGCAAGTGCTAAAAACATTGAAGGTTTTGTAAAAGCAAAGACAAATACGGCACATGTGCTTTTTCAAGCTCATAATCCACTAGAAATTGTCACGTTATGGAATGATTTACAGCTAAATGATCTTTTATTTGCAAGACAAGTTTTGTTAACATCTCAATTATATTCAGATCTTCCTGAAAAAAATAGAACCATTCCTATATTTAAAGCATTTGAAGAAAATTTTTCATCCATTTTAAATGGAAAAAAATATTTAGATGATCTCTTTATAGAAGCTCTTGATACGGATGAGCATAAAGAAGTTCTCACTTTTTGTAAAAAATTTACGAGTCCAATGCTTTCTGAACTAAGAAAAAATGGATATGTAATTGGAGATAAGAACCAGCGTGCTTTGCGATTACACCTTTTATTTTTAACAGGTCAGTCATGTTATATTGCACTATGTGCCCCTAAAAAAGCTTCTCAATGGTTTATGGGGATTCCTCGTTTAAAATTTCCAAATGAAGCTCCAAGTCGTTCCACATTAAAGCTTGAAGAGGCCTTTTTTGTTTTTTTTAATGAGAGTGAGCGTGAATTACGTTTAAAGCAAGGGATGACCGCAGTTGATCTTGGTTCTTCACCGGGTGGTTGGACATATCAATTTGTTAGACGAGACATTTACGTTATTGCTGTTGATAACGGAGAGATGAATTCAGCTATTATGAAAACAGGATTGGTTGAGCATTTAAAAGAAGATGGATTTAAATATCGTCCTAAAAAACCAGTTGATTGGATGGTCTGTGACATGGTTGAAAAACCAAAGCGCATTGCAGAATTAATCACAGAATGGGCTGTAAGAAAGCTTGCAAAAGACTTTATTTTTAATTTAAAACTTCCAATGAAAAAAAAGCACTTAGAAGTGAAAGAATGTTTAAATTTCATTTCTCAAGAATTGAATTTAGAAGGAATTTCTTATAAATTAAAATGTAAGCATTTATATCATGATCGTGATGAAGTTACTGTTTGGCTATCTTTAGGATAG
- a CDS encoding TonB-dependent receptor has protein sequence MRPIFVFAFVLFSVNAFAQKSIPIIVIPENETIKKQSNSENKFNKSVEILHDPSLGNINQETISSKMTPGSSPAPKSFSDLADKITSAQVEHFGGEAGALRIRLRGARAFEPSYYFNGIPLTGAGSSEQNVSLLPLSNIGLLNVYPDSPPFWLSSMGISGDIDIQSCRRIDCFTYDQENNVNAFKVTEKIGSYHYNQISGVYSLKPRKNFEIFMTSEYTSSKEDYPIFNSSNSVLNPNQGYFESLQNNDFKKFAASFGLSTFNQSLGKIKFDTVFGNQNKGNPGEIGSFSISRTKKNILISTLNTQKLFSDSGLQWGNQLGILYNTSDTQNIQSGFAAQANHSENYTLQLKSWFLLPSFILAQEQSGISIELLQANQKTKTLVPSNLSDDYKSSVNANRNDFRLSLFESIVIAVTNKYSLSANMNAWVSFSQANSNMDCNYPGASNTCNNKFQEQEKSIYGYTFSLQNKYDFLIHFMRYTLSMRRPYLNEFYGAPEGLLPNINLLPESSKKFETGFRTLFGEIGYFHANDNNLIFLQQTSSNTFQYQNIENGYRDGFYLNSDYYIFDFWKVYFSYQYLISKMILENEESFVPRSAKHYINTGTNVENILLGHVIGYQALFGAYFNMNWQSPFYLDYANINEMDVPPLYNAGISYTLSNKLNSQNYTISFDIYNILDETYSSVSNSTGFIQQMQTNGYIGYPPPGRRFYISLIGEF, from the coding sequence ATGCGCCCAATTTTTGTGTTTGCTTTTGTTTTATTTTCAGTTAATGCATTTGCACAAAAAAGCATACCAATTATTGTTATTCCAGAAAATGAAACAATAAAGAAACAGTCAAACTCAGAAAATAAATTTAATAAATCTGTTGAAATCCTTCATGATCCTTCGTTAGGAAATATAAATCAAGAAACCATTTCCTCTAAAATGACTCCAGGCAGTTCTCCTGCTCCAAAAAGTTTTTCAGATCTTGCTGATAAAATAACATCAGCCCAGGTGGAGCATTTTGGTGGTGAGGCCGGTGCATTAAGAATTCGTTTAAGAGGAGCGAGAGCTTTTGAACCATCTTATTATTTTAACGGAATTCCACTAACAGGTGCAGGAAGTAGTGAACAAAATGTCTCGTTATTGCCATTGTCCAATATTGGTTTATTAAATGTTTACCCGGATTCTCCTCCATTTTGGCTAAGTTCTATGGGAATTAGTGGAGATATAGACATTCAAAGTTGTAGGCGTATTGATTGCTTTACTTATGATCAAGAAAACAATGTAAATGCATTTAAGGTAACAGAAAAAATTGGCTCATATCATTATAATCAAATATCTGGGGTTTATTCCTTAAAACCTCGTAAAAATTTTGAAATATTTATGACTTCTGAATATACAAGTAGCAAAGAAGATTACCCTATATTTAATTCCAGTAATTCTGTTTTAAATCCGAATCAAGGGTACTTTGAATCTCTTCAAAATAATGATTTTAAAAAATTTGCTGCAAGTTTTGGTCTAAGTACCTTTAATCAAAGTTTAGGGAAAATAAAATTTGACACAGTTTTTGGAAATCAGAACAAAGGAAATCCTGGAGAAATTGGAAGTTTTTCAATTTCAAGAACTAAAAAGAATATTTTAATTTCAACATTAAATACTCAAAAACTTTTTAGTGATAGTGGATTACAATGGGGAAATCAATTAGGTATTCTTTATAATACATCAGATACACAAAATATTCAGAGCGGTTTTGCAGCTCAAGCAAATCATTCAGAAAATTATACTTTACAACTAAAATCATGGTTTTTATTACCCTCATTTATTTTAGCACAAGAACAATCTGGTATTTCAATTGAATTATTACAAGCAAATCAAAAAACAAAAACTCTAGTTCCATCTAATTTAAGTGATGATTATAAGAGTAGCGTTAATGCAAATAGAAATGATTTTAGATTGTCTTTATTTGAATCTATAGTCATTGCTGTTACAAATAAATATTCACTTTCTGCAAATATGAATGCTTGGGTTTCATTCTCTCAAGCAAATTCAAATATGGATTGTAATTACCCAGGTGCTTCAAATACCTGTAATAATAAATTTCAGGAACAAGAAAAATCAATATATGGATATACTTTCTCATTGCAAAATAAATATGATTTTTTAATTCATTTTATGCGTTATACTTTAAGTATGAGAAGACCTTATTTAAATGAGTTTTATGGTGCACCTGAAGGATTATTGCCAAATATTAATTTGTTACCTGAGAGTAGTAAAAAATTTGAAACAGGTTTTCGAACTTTATTTGGAGAAATTGGTTACTTTCATGCTAATGATAATAATTTAATTTTCTTGCAACAGACAAGTTCAAATACATTTCAGTATCAAAATATTGAAAATGGTTATAGAGATGGATTTTATTTAAATTCCGACTATTATATTTTTGATTTTTGGAAAGTATATTTTTCTTATCAATATTTAATTTCAAAAATGATTTTAGAAAATGAAGAATCCTTTGTTCCAAGGAGCGCTAAGCACTATATCAATACGGGGACAAATGTTGAAAACATTTTGCTTGGTCATGTTATAGGCTATCAAGCTCTATTTGGGGCTTATTTTAATATGAATTGGCAAAGCCCTTTTTATTTGGATTATGCAAATATAAATGAAATGGATGTCCCTCCACTATATAATGCTGGTATTTCATACACTCTTTCAAATAAATTAAATTCTCAAAATTATACCATTTCATTTGATATTTATAATATTTTAGATGAAACATATTCTTCTGTATCAAATTCTACAGGTTTTATTCAACAAATGCAGACTAACGGTTATATTGGATATCCACCTCCGGGTCGTAGATTTTATATTTCTTTAATAGGCGAATTTTAG